Proteins encoded within one genomic window of Camelina sativa cultivar DH55 chromosome 19, Cs, whole genome shotgun sequence:
- the LOC104764059 gene encoding uncharacterized protein LOC104764059, with protein MKTFRMMMLSFFLVAITTTSGVAGEGTDVVYDGEGDPVKPNVPYYISFMTSDYNLWICRMKRGSSDPNSCPQQPLMVTNPNMSAPTQVMFVLLSKSDVVRESAKLKIKFVDPSHCGESGFWRVVQRNSLEGEVVLNGSESTSNNDSTFAIHQTNEYYKFTFADGDRDYQTTISLSNEYPIYRLLSKRYSGEMEIYFYKNMSTIS; from the coding sequence ATGAAAACATTCCGGATGATgatgctctctttctttctcgtTGCGATAACAACAACATCTGGTGTTGCTGGTGAAGGGACCGACGTGGTTTACGATGGCGAAGGAGATCCGGTTAAGCCCAACGTGCCGTATTACATCAGCTTCATGACGTCGGACTACAACTTGTGGATATGCCGAATGAAACGGGGATCTAGTGATCCCAACTCATGCCCACAACAACCGTTAATGGTCACCAATCCAAACATGTCAGCACCCACACAAGTTATGTTTGTACTATTGTCCAAGTCAGATGTTGTACGTGAATCAGCCAAACTTAAGATCAAGTTCGTAGATCCCTCTCACTGCGGTGAATCCGGGTTTTGGAGAGTAGTTCAGAGAAACTCTTTAGAAGGTGAAGTAGTCCTCAACGGTTCTGAATCAACGTCAAACAATGACAGTACATTCGCCATCCATCAGACTAACGAATACTACAAGTTCACTTTCGCTGACGGTGATCGTGACTATCAAACCACTATCAGTTTGAGCAATGAATATCCAATATATAGGTTGCTATCGAAGAGGTATTCTGGCGAGATGGAGATTTATTTTTACAAGAACATGAGTACTATAAGTTAA
- the LOC104764058 gene encoding uncharacterized protein LOC104764058 isoform X2: MRTFRLMMISLMLVAITTTSGVVGEGTDVVYDGEGDPVKPNVPYYISFMTSDYNMWICRMKWGSTDPNSCPQQPLMVTNPNMSAPTQVMFVLLSKSDVVRESAKLKIKFVGPRHCGKSGFWRVVQRGSLEGEVVLNGSKSKSNNDSTFAIHKTNEYYKFTFGDDDSGDYQTSISLSNEYPIYRLLSKRLSGEMEIYFYKNMSTIS, encoded by the exons ATGAGAACATTCCGGTTGATGATGATCTCTCTCATGCTCGTTGCGATAACAACAACATCCGGTGTGGTTGGTGAGGGGACCGACGTGGTTTATGATGGCGAAGGAGATCCGGTTAAGCCCAACGTGCCGTATTACATCAGCTTCATGACGTCGGACTACAACATGTGGATATGCCGAATGAAATGGGGATCTACTGATCCCAACTCATGCCCACAACAACCGCTAATGGTCACCAATCCAAACATGTCAGCACCCACACAGGTTATGTTTGTATTGCTATCCAAGTCAGATGTCGTACGTGAATCAGCCAAACTTAAGATCAAGTTCGTAGGTCCACGTCACTGCGGTAAATCCGGGTTTTGGAGAGTTGTCCAGAGAG GCTCTTTAGAAGGTGAAGTAGTCCTCAACGGATCTAAGTCTAAGTCAAACAATGACAGTACGTTCGCCATCCATAAAACTAACGAATACTACAAGTTCACTTTCGGTGACGACGACAGCGGTGACTATCAAACCTCTATCAGTTTGAGCAACGAATATCCAATATATAGGTTGCTATCGAAGAGGTTGTCTGGAGAGATGGAGATTTATTTTTACAAGAACATGAGTACTATAAGTTAA
- the LOC104764055 gene encoding two-component response regulator ARR22-like — protein sequence MSKVETKMSKQTKPTETKKKLNVLIVDDDAINRTLHARIINQIGGVSKTAGNGEEAVILHRDGNASFDLILMDKEMPERDGASATKKLREMKVTSMIIGVTTLADNEEERAAFMEAGLNHCLAKPLSKENLLPLINHLLDA from the exons atgtcgaagGTGGAAACAAAAATGTCGAAGCAAACCAAGCCAacagagacgaagaagaaactaaaCGTGCTGATCGTCGATGATGATGCAATAAACCGTACACTCCACGCGAGGATCATCAATCAGATAGGAGGAGTTTCTAAGACGGCGGGAAATGGTGAGGAGGCAGTGATTCTCCACCGCGACGGCAATGCATCCTTCGACCTTATCCTAATGGATAAGGAAATGCCCGAGAGGGATGGTGCTTCG GCAACTAAGAAGCTAAGAGAAATGAAAGTGACGTCAATGATCATTGGAGTGACGACTCTAGCTGACAATGAAGAGGAGCGTGCGGCTTTTATGGAAGCTGGACTTAACCATTGCTTGGCAAAACCGTTATCCAAGGAAAATCTCCTCCCTCTCATTAACCACCTCTTGGATGCTTAA
- the LOC104764058 gene encoding uncharacterized protein LOC104764058 isoform X1 — MRTFRLMMISLMLVAITTTSGVVGEGTDVVYDGEGDPVKPNVPYYISFMTSDYNMWICRMKWGSTDPNSCPQQPLMVTNPNMSAPTQVMFVLLSKSDVVRESAKLKIKFVNPRHCGESGFWRVVQRGSLEGEVVLNGSKSKSNNDSTFAIHKTNEYYKFTFGDDDSGDYQTSISLSNEYPIYRLLSKRLSGEMEIYFYKNMSTIS, encoded by the exons ATGAGAACATTCCGGTTGATGATGATCTCTCTCATGCTCGTTGCGATAACAACAACATCCGGTGTGGTTGGTGAGGGGACCGACGTGGTTTATGATGGCGAAGGAGATCCGGTTAAGCCCAACGTGCCGTATTACATCAGCTTCATGACGTCGGACTACAACATGTGGATATGCCGAATGAAATGGGGATCTACTGATCCCAACTCATGCCCACAACAACCGCTAATGGTCACCAATCCAAACATGTCAGCACCCACACAGGTTATGTTTGTATTGCTATCCAAGTCAGATGT TGTACGTGAATCAGCCAAGCTTAAGATCAAGTTCGTGAATCCCCGTCACTGCGGTGAATCCGGGTTTTGGAGAGTTGTCCAGAGAGGCTCTTTAGAAGGTGAAGTAGTCCTCAACGGATCTAAGTCTAAGTCAAACAATGACAGTACGTTCGCCATCCATAAAACTAACGAATACTACAAGTTCACTTTCGGTGACGACGACAGCGGTGACTATCAAACCTCTATCAGTTTGAGCAACGAATATCCAATATATAGGTTGCTATCGAAGAGGTTGTCTGGAGAGATGGAGATTTATTTTTACAAGAACATGAGTACTATAAGTTAA
- the LOC104764057 gene encoding uncharacterized protein LOC104764057, whose product MANLLYLQLSSCVVRGRFCSMNCDFDLCPSILSRGSFDCRASRGPSWEEELFRDEGFARFQFGNRKKKKKPWWFDDDDDDYDDWMVEEEEDWTMVFEVFRTLSWMLAPIGISMLLGTDSNAGLMALAVPFVQSVLSLVVSKVWSRPSIRPMKRSRRDTFSRSGSVGSERRRKAKQGENMRGDVDKGGYKSWMVGDADSNSMGTVYGGWDDLDTLREIRNGYSANENVRPKQQFERKASRRWRVKEKPLLLRMLIAAFPFLSSWTRLLF is encoded by the exons ATGGCGAATCTGCTGTATCTTCAGCTTTCTTCTTGCGTCGTCAGAGGCAGATTCTGTTCTATGAACTGCGATTTTGATCTCTGCCCAAGTATCTTGAGCCGGGGCTCCTTTGATTGCCGCGCCTCCCGCGGACCTAGCTGGGAGGAGGAGCTTTTCCGCGACGAAGGGTTTGCTCGATTCCAGTTCGGGAaccgtaagaagaagaagaagccgtgGTGgttcgatgatgatgatgacgattaTGACGATTGgatggttgaagaagaagaggactgGACTATGGTTTTTGAg GTATTTAGGACTTTGAGTTGGATGCTTGCACCCATTGGCATTTCTATGCTTCTTGGAACAGATTCAAACGCGGGTTTAATGGCATTAGCAGTTCCTTTTGTACAGTCTGTGTTGTCTCTTGTGGTTAGTAAGGTCTGGAGCAGGCCAAGCATTAGACCTATgaaaagaagcagaagagataCATTTTCAAGATCTGGGAGTGTAGGTagtgaaagaagaaggaaagctAAGCAAGGAGAAAACATGAGGGGTGATGTGGATAAGGGAGGATACAAGTCATGGATGGTAGGAGATGCTGATTCTAACAGCATGGGTACTGTCTATGGAGGATGGGATGATTTAGACACGCTAAGGGAGATTAGAAATGGCTATTCGGCAAACGAGAATGTTCGTCCAAAACAACAGTTTGAAAGAAAAGCTAGTCGCCGGTGGAGAGTTAAGGAGAAGCCATTGCTCTTGAGGATGCTTATTGCTGCCTTCCCTTTTTTGAGTTCATGGACCAGATTGTTATTTTGA
- the LOC109130742 gene encoding uncharacterized protein LOC109130742, whose product MNIAIERNPSSRKLSDLGVMSWPKWSCQPGKYALVFEERETCYLVKGKVKVYPKGSSEFVEFGAGDLVTIPKGLSCTWDVSLFIDKHYKFDPPTSP is encoded by the exons ATGAATATTGCAATCGAACGCAACCCTTCAAGCAGAAAGTTATCTGACCTTGGAGTCATGTCATGGCCTAA ATGGTCTTGTCAGCCCGGGAAATATGCATTGGtatttgaagaaagagagacatGCTATTTAGTGAAGGGAAAGGTGAAGGTGTATCCAAAAGGGTCATCTGAGTTTGTAGAGTTTGGTGCAGGAGATCTTGTGACCATCCCCAAGGGACTTAGCTGCACTTGGGATGTATCACTTTTCATCGACAAACACTACAAGTTCGATCCTCCTACTTCTCCATAA
- the LOC104764060 gene encoding inositol phosphorylceramide glucuronosyltransferase 1-like, producing the protein MMRLNSSFWVLLFSITLLSIQFKSSFGSASTKEAYVTLLYGDEFLLGVRVLGKSIRDTGSNKDMVVLVSDGVSDYSKKLLKADGWKIEKISLLANPNQVHPKRFWGVYTKLKIFNMTDYKKVVYLDADTIVVKNIDDMFKCSKFCANLKHSERLNSGVMVVEPSEALFNDMMKKVKTLSSYTGGDQGFLNSYYPDFPNARVFDPSLSPEAMKTRPVPKMERLSTLYNADVGLYMLANKWMVDDSKLHIIHYTLGPLKPWDWWTAWLVKPVEAWHSIRVRLEETLPGTGGGRTPNDEFMVKFLFLLPLCGLLFCLYRSVQGRDFLGSMCRSSLCIQIKYLYYKVRSNGTVGYSGVSTLSTMNPNYQLHTGSHSKVPQYLGAVSVAVCFVAALISIGVSFMFVPRQIMPWTGLILLYEWTFTIFFLLYGSFLLLVYQYGKNIAVQTGSLASQTESSLDDSGKGHQRGDASFDFTTCYYGLGMAFLAVAAISLPYVLGVTALFLRLGLMIAVAMVLVSFMTYASEHLAIRWFLKGLENRDTTRTKSICFLC; encoded by the exons ATGATGAGACTCAACTCGAGTTTCTGGGTTCTCCTCTTCTCAATCACGCTTCTTTCAATCCAATTCAAGTCTTCTTTTGGATCCGCATCAACTAAGGAAGCTTACGTCACACTTTTGTATGGAGATGAGTTCTTATTGGGTGTTAGGGTATTGGGCAAATCGATCCGAGACACTGGATCCAACAAGGACATGGTCGTATTGGTCTCTGATGGTGTTTCAGACTACTCTAAGAAGCTACTCAAG GCTGATGGATGGAAGATAGAGAAGATTAGTTTATTGGCAAATCCAAACCAAGTTCATCCCAAGAGATTCTGGGGTGTTTACACTAAGCTGAAAATATTTAACATGACTGATTACAAGAAAG tTGTGTATCTAGATGCTGATACTATTGTGGTAAAGAACATTGATGATATGTTTAAGTGCTCCAAGTTTTGTGCTAATCTGAAGCACTCTGAGAGGCTGAACTCTGGGGTTATGGTTGTTGAGCCCTCTGAAGCTTTGTTCAATGATATGATGAAGAAAGTGAAGACTTTGTCGTCTTATACTGGTGGAGATCAAGGGTTCTTGAATTCCTATTATCCAGACTTTCCGAATGCTCGTGTTTTTGATCCTAGTTTGTCCCCTGAAGCCATGAAGACCAGACCAGTTCCTAAAATGGAAAGGCTATCTACGTTATACAATGCAGATGTTGGTCTTTATATGCTTGCTAACAAG TGGATGGTCGATGACAGCAAGCTTCACATTATTCACTACACTCTCGGCCCTCTTAAGCCTTGGGACTGGTGGACAGCATGGCTCGTGAAACCTGTTGAGGCGTGGCAT AGCATTAGGGTAAGGCTTGAGGAGACTCTTCCTGGAACTGGAGGTGGAAGGACCCCAAATGATGAATTCATGGTCAAGTTCCTTTTCTTGCTACCACTTTGTGGGCTTTTGTTCTGCCTTTATCGTTCCGTACAG GGACGTGACTTCTTGGGTTCAATGTGCAGGAGCTCATTatgcattcaaatcaaatatctttaTTACAAAGTTAGATCTAATGGAACAGTTGGTTATAGCGGTGTATCAACATTGTCTACCATGAACCCCAACTATCAA CTCCACACTGGCTCACACTCTAAGGTTCCTCAATACTTGGGGGCAGTTTCAGTTGCAGTCTGTTTTGTGGCTGCTTTGATATCCATTGGCGTTTCCTTTATGTTTGTGCCAAGGCAGATCATGCCATGGACTGGCTTGATTTTGTTATATGAGTGGACATTCacaatcttcttccttttataTGGTAGCTTTCTACTTCTAGTGTATCAATATGGCAAGAATATTGCAGTTCAAACAGGATCTCTTGCATCACAAACAGAGTCGTCATTGGATGATTCGGGAAAAG GTCATCAGCGGGGAGATGCGTCTTTTGACTTTACTACATGCTATTATGGATTAGGGATGGCATTTCTGGCTGTTGCTGCCATTTCTTTGCCCTACGTTTTAGGGGTCACCGCTTTATTTTTGAG GTTAGGTCTGATGATAGCGGTAGCCATGGTTCTAGTTTCGTTCATGACCTATGCTTCAGAGCACCTCGCAATCAGATGGTTCCTCAAAGGTCTAGAAAACCGTGACACGACGAGAACAAAGTCAATCTGCTTCCTCTGCtga
- the LOC104764056 gene encoding GDSL esterase/lipase LTL1 produces the protein MLSYHTSTLKAYLLIRPLVPVSLSITMDIKFSSLGFLISLFFIVTFLAPQVKSRAFFVFGDSLVDNGNNDYLVTTARADNYPYGIDYPTRRPTGRFSNGLNIPDIISEAIGMPSTLPYLSPQLTGENLLVGANFASAGIGILNDTGIQFINIIRIFKQFEYFEQYQQRVSALIGPEATQQLVNQALVLITLGGNDFVNNYYLIPFSARSRQFALPDYVVYLISEYAKILRRLYELGARRVLVTGTGAMGCAPAELAQHSRNGECYGALQTAAALFNPRLVDLIASVNAEIGQDVFVAANSYQMNMDYLSNPEQFGFVTSKVACCGQGPYNGIGLCTPVSNLCPNRDIYAFWDAFHPTEKANRIIVNQILTGSAKYMHPMNLSTAMLLDSSRI, from the exons ATGCTCTCATATCACACGTCAACTTTAAAAGCATATCTTCTCATTCGTCCGCTAGTCCCAGTCTCTCTCTCCATAACTATGGATATCAAATTTTCTTCACTAGGGTTTCTAATTTCACTCTTCTTCATTGTTACTTTTCTTGCACCACAAGTCAAGTCTAGGGCTTTCTTCGTCTTTGGTGACTCTCTCGTCGACAATGGAAACAATGATTACCTCGTCACCACTGCACGCGCTGACAATTACCCGTATGGTATCGACTACCCGACCCGTAGACCCACCGGACGTTTCTCTAACGGTCTTAACATTCCCGACATTATCA GTGAGGCTATAGGCATGCCGTCGACATTACCGTACCTTAGCCCGCAACTCACCGGAGAGAATCTTCTCGTCGGCGCTAATTTCGCCTCCGCCGGAATTGGAATCCTCAACGATACAGGAATTCAATTC ATAAACATAATTAGGATCTTTAAACAGTTCGAATACTTCGAACAGTACCAGCAACGAGTGAGTGCATTGATCGGACCAGAAGCTACACAACAGCTAGTTAACCAGGCTCTTGTCCTAATCACACTCGGTGGTAATGATTTCGTCAACAATTATTATCTAATTCCGTTTTCAGCTCGTTCTCGTCAATTCGCGTTACCGGACTACGTTGTGTATCTCATTTCCGAATACGCAAAGATTCTTAga AGACTCTACGAACTGGGGGCAAGACGAGTTTTAGTAACTGGAACTGGTGCGATGGGATGTGCACCCGCGGAACTGGCTCAGCATAGCCGAAATGGCGAGTGCTATGGCGCTCTCCAAACAGCAGCCGCTTTGTTCAATCCTCGATTAGTTGATTTGATCGCATCAGTCAATGCTGAAATTGGTCAAGACGTTTTTGTGGCTGCCAATTCCTATCAAATGAACATGGATTATCTATCTAATCCGGAACAATTCG GGTTTGTGACATCGAAGGTGGCATGTTGTGGACAAGGACCATACAATGGCATAGGACTATGCACGCCAGTCTCGAATTTGTGTCCTAACAGAGACATATATGCGTTTTGGGATGCGTTTCACCCGACAGAGAAAGCCAATAGGATCATTGTTAATCAAATCCTGACCGGCTCCGCCAAGTATATGCACCCTATGAACCTTAGCACCGCCATGCTCTTGGATTCTTCAAGAATCTAG